A genomic window from Serratia liquefaciens includes:
- a CDS encoding hemagglutinin repeat-containing protein has product MNKNLYRIVFNKARGMLMVVADIARSGRAGAARSSGLGHTLSQCIGKMNAVSFSLLMALGAIQPVQAAIIADGNAPGGQQPTIVNSANGTPQVNIQTPSAGGVSRNTYSQFDVDKQGAILNNSHKMTQTQQGGWVDGNPWLAKGEAKVILNEVNSRDPSRLNGYIEVAGQRAQVVIANPSGITCNGCGFINANRATLTTGQAQINNGNLTGFNVERGEVVVEGAGMDSSRQDYTEIIARSTKINAGLWANDLKVTTGRNKVDAAHQQIDKQSDDPSTRPQLAVDVAKLGGMYAGKIRMIGTETGVGVRNAGNIGAQAGSVIVTADGRIENSGKISSGGDTQLASKGGVSNSGSLFAAGHADVSSDGEVQNSGSIAARNNVRVQAASLNSSKGSTLAAGVQQDGRLGGSGELALTTSGKLTAQGQNLAAGNLRANGQGVDISGSRTAATQVTLEAGAGDLTTANAQVEATQQLTASSGKLFNNDGGKLAANKLALNAHDLSNRKGEITQLGEDNLRLNPQGKLDNAGGRIASNGNDLTLEAGSIDNQDGQIVHAGKGALAVNTGRLQGDGGKLLSNGQLSMQGGDYVLDGGTTSAQQIALDAGSLSNRNGQLVQSGKGEMRLNTREGIDNQGGQLAANGNVALNAARLNNQSGKVIAAQDGSLKAQVSGAIDNRQGQLAASGHTQLRTDKLDNRKGLVSAATGDAEITARQALDNRGGRIEARQALQLTGAGLENQAGQVVGGALSLALGKGALNNQQGVIAASGDLGLNSGALNNDAGLLQSAGNMNIDTQGAALSNRLSGETGGILSQGMLTIHSGALDNSQGMLVGAGTTDLFTGELDNSQGTLVGKQKLNIDSLALTNDGGLLQAGGDARIDTHGQALSNRDSGKNGGISSLGKLAIASGDVDNQAGFIASSGDLQLHGEQLDNRRGTLASEKQLSATARAFNNQGGAIKSGQDMTLDAKELLDNSNLGVIGAGKKLRLDSDQLVNNQGTVVSADAAKINFGLLENQGGQLAAQTALELHGNSLNNNDGGLIQSGEGLDLTVDRLTNANSGDKGGITSQGTMNLTTGVFDNGQGVVIAGKGLQLDAEALLNGGGKLVAQQALVLNTTGAGGLNNQGGLVQSGADMHVDTHGQRLDNQNGTLHSLGKLQLGSGDVNNQGGTLGAKGDFALAALKLDNGNGGRIIGEQAVQLASAGLDNRNGQIQAVGNLLLDSAQGVIDNALGLIRSGATVTLNALQFINDDTKAENKGLEGQAVALNTGSLSNRGGSILANQQLTITNGGQLDNSAGQLAASENLQLQGAALNLLNTGGIVKAGKLLDINAAAVGGDGQLLSLGDMNLVSAQGINNSGEMIANGNFNFTTPGDVTNSGKLLAGAKLDLRANNLFNAASGEINAGQDWLTVNGTLTNYGLIDGKHTLIQANTLTNIGTGRIYGDAIGVQTVTFNNLAENGTAATLAGRERVDIGTQTLNNYDHGLIYSGGDMAIGGQLDANHLTTGQAGILNNHSSTLESAGNMAISAGQINNVNDRFTTELVTVSNGKITEYQQSGDPVRWMAGEPGVFVDRNSSDSLLNLNTPGKTGHNNDRFTQYDYNRTVQETQVKESDPAKIIAGSDMAINAGHLLNDKSQVIAGGTLAINAGSVDNVAVPGQRLTTDVGEVTSYYRIKKKGKDKQGHNATAYTPPTIIQTISLKPSQLIDHGQVAGNPIAIAPLTQQGTNATIGAAGGVNAVVSGSDISAGLQTIGSGALPVIQAVALQPGQQFEVANKVNNQQGDAADSVVRIVGSDTRLPDNSLFKTNPAPGGQYLVETDPRFTNQKAWLGSDYMIAKATNNPDNVLKRLGDGYYEQRLIREQVINLTGQRYLDGYNNDEEQFKALMDQGLAFSQQYNLKVGVALTAEQMGLLTQDIVWLVNAKVTLPDGSQQNVLVPQVYARMQPGDLDGSGALIAGRNVNLNLGEGLFNSGHIAGREVVKLSAANITNVAGHIQGADVGLTARTDINNIGGVIQGNNSLLASAGRDINAISTTRTAQSVNGANSFERTNIDSVAGMYVQGADGKLMLQAGRDIKLDAAQVVNSGENGQTLLSAGRDLTLNTVTTASRDNLIWNGDNSLKQGNSQQVGSEVVGKGAVTLNAGNDITAHAATVSAGDALNLNAGHDINILSGENTLDLDERHKVTGGNGLMSKTTTTTRDTLDRQTVQGTTLSGDSINVLAGNDLRVQGSSVAGTQDVKLLAGNDLSITGATESNSELHLKQEKKSGLMSSGGIGISYGTESLKTTDTAQGLTNQGSTVGSVNGNVTLGAGNNLAVTGSELVAGKDMALSGKNVSVTQAQDQNSQTHKVEQKKSGLTLALSGTVGSALNTAVETSQQAKSTDDSRLAALQGTKAALSGVQAVQAARLAQAQGADPANNNMVGISISYGTQSSTSTQNSGQSTAQGSSLTAGNNLSITASGNGVKGQDGDILVQGSQLQAGKDVTLNANRDVNLLSAENTQYLDGKNESQGGTLGVGIGVGSGGIGLSVSASVNKGKGNEKGNGTSHTETTVNAGNQVKITSGRDTNLIGAQVTGESVKADVGRNLLLESQQDSDRYDSKQQNASAGGSFTFGSMTGSGSISLSKDKMHSNYDSVQEQTGIFAGKGGFDLTVGEHTQLNGAVIGSTATADKNKLDTGTLGFKDIHNQADFEVEHQSVGISSGGSIGSQFAGNMANGLLVGANNSGHDSSTTHAAVSDGTIIIRDRDKQTQDVNDLSRDVEHANQTLSPIFDKEKEQKRLQQAQLIGEIGNQAMDIARTEGAIAATKAANEKMNNVTDADRKAAADKLAKEKPGKVITDKDINEQIYQTAYNQAFSESGYGTGGKVQQGMQAAVAAVQGLAGGDLQAAIAGGAAPYLAEQIHRLAPNEESRIIAHAVVAGALAELQGQSAAAGAAGAATAALGTKAIAEAMFGTSDFSKMSEEQRQTVSALATLAGGLAGGLASGDTAGAVVGGQSGKNTSENNDQNITLPPGLMSYGQGATTLQASMMNEGKSFDEIQAAMSHYAKGDMPEGADIAKVIVNGYADGAMIAGAIYLGPAASIGKVAVSSVLSGGANAAYQWYDMNKPGNESKTYDYWSTTAAAVTGGLAPGRGIPANIGIAIGGTIFTDGADPGALSGSVAGSAFGGAIGTYAPTVLKPVLGPSAGMVSDIFGTMGGEVISNELKNTINGVGDKNGK; this is encoded by the coding sequence ATGAACAAGAACCTGTATCGTATCGTTTTCAACAAAGCGCGTGGCATGCTGATGGTGGTGGCGGATATCGCCCGCTCCGGTCGTGCCGGAGCGGCCCGCTCGTCTGGTCTGGGGCATACCCTGAGCCAGTGCATCGGCAAGATGAACGCCGTCAGCTTTAGCCTGCTGATGGCGCTGGGGGCTATCCAACCGGTGCAGGCGGCGATTATTGCCGACGGCAATGCGCCGGGCGGCCAGCAGCCGACCATCGTCAACAGCGCCAACGGTACGCCACAGGTCAATATCCAGACGCCAAGCGCCGGTGGGGTTTCTCGCAATACCTACAGCCAGTTTGACGTCGACAAACAGGGTGCGATCCTCAACAACTCCCACAAAATGACCCAAACCCAGCAGGGCGGCTGGGTCGACGGTAACCCGTGGCTGGCGAAAGGCGAAGCCAAGGTGATCCTCAACGAGGTCAACTCCCGCGATCCCAGCCGTTTGAACGGTTATATCGAGGTTGCCGGGCAGCGTGCTCAGGTGGTGATCGCCAACCCGTCCGGCATTACCTGTAACGGTTGCGGCTTTATCAACGCCAACCGCGCCACCCTGACCACCGGTCAGGCGCAGATCAACAACGGTAACCTGACCGGCTTTAACGTCGAGCGGGGCGAAGTGGTGGTTGAAGGCGCCGGCATGGACAGTTCGCGCCAGGATTACACCGAAATCATTGCACGTTCGACGAAGATCAATGCCGGACTGTGGGCGAACGATCTCAAAGTCACCACCGGGCGCAACAAGGTGGATGCCGCGCATCAACAAATCGACAAACAAAGCGACGATCCCTCCACCCGCCCGCAGCTGGCGGTGGACGTGGCTAAGCTGGGCGGTATGTACGCCGGTAAGATCCGCATGATCGGCACCGAAACCGGCGTTGGGGTACGTAACGCCGGTAACATCGGTGCGCAGGCCGGCAGCGTGATAGTCACTGCCGATGGCCGTATTGAAAACAGCGGTAAAATCAGCAGCGGCGGCGATACGCAGCTGGCCTCGAAGGGCGGCGTCAGTAACAGCGGCTCACTGTTCGCGGCGGGCCATGCCGACGTCAGCAGCGACGGTGAGGTACAAAACAGCGGCTCTATTGCGGCCCGCAATAATGTGCGTGTCCAGGCAGCCAGTCTGAACAGCAGCAAAGGCAGTACGCTGGCGGCCGGTGTGCAACAGGATGGTCGGCTTGGCGGCAGCGGCGAACTGGCGCTAACCACCAGCGGCAAACTGACTGCACAGGGCCAAAATCTGGCGGCAGGCAACCTGCGTGCCAATGGGCAGGGCGTGGACATCAGCGGCAGCCGTACCGCGGCTACCCAGGTCACGCTGGAAGCCGGGGCCGGCGATTTGACCACGGCCAATGCGCAGGTTGAAGCCACGCAACAGCTGACCGCCAGCAGCGGCAAGCTGTTCAACAATGACGGCGGCAAGCTGGCGGCGAATAAGCTGGCGCTCAACGCGCATGACTTATCCAACCGCAAGGGGGAGATCACCCAGCTTGGCGAAGACAACCTGCGGTTGAACCCGCAGGGCAAACTGGATAACGCCGGCGGCCGTATTGCCAGCAACGGCAATGACTTGACGTTGGAAGCCGGTTCGATCGACAACCAGGACGGGCAAATCGTCCATGCGGGTAAAGGCGCGCTGGCGGTGAATACCGGTCGCTTGCAGGGCGATGGCGGCAAGCTGCTGTCCAACGGCCAGCTTAGCATGCAGGGCGGCGACTATGTGTTGGACGGCGGCACCACTTCGGCGCAGCAGATCGCGTTGGATGCCGGCAGCCTGTCTAACCGCAACGGTCAACTGGTGCAGAGCGGCAAGGGTGAGATGCGCCTCAATACCCGCGAGGGGATTGATAACCAGGGCGGCCAACTGGCGGCCAATGGCAACGTCGCACTTAACGCCGCGCGGTTGAACAACCAGAGCGGCAAAGTGATTGCTGCGCAGGACGGCAGCCTGAAGGCGCAGGTCAGTGGCGCTATCGATAACCGCCAGGGTCAACTGGCGGCCAGTGGCCATACTCAGCTGCGGACGGACAAGTTGGATAACCGCAAAGGGCTGGTTTCCGCCGCGACGGGCGACGCTGAGATCACGGCACGACAGGCGCTGGATAACCGCGGCGGCCGTATCGAGGCCAGACAGGCTCTGCAACTGACCGGGGCCGGGTTGGAGAATCAGGCCGGGCAGGTGGTGGGCGGCGCGCTTTCGCTGGCGCTGGGCAAAGGGGCGCTGAATAACCAACAGGGCGTCATTGCCGCCAGCGGCGATCTGGGCCTGAACAGCGGGGCGCTGAACAATGACGCCGGCCTGCTGCAATCCGCCGGCAACATGAATATCGACACCCAGGGCGCGGCGTTGAGCAACCGCCTGAGCGGTGAAACCGGCGGCATCCTCAGCCAGGGGATGCTGACGATCCACAGCGGTGCGCTGGACAACAGCCAGGGCATGCTGGTGGGCGCCGGAACGACCGATCTGTTCACCGGCGAGCTTGATAACAGCCAGGGCACTCTGGTCGGCAAGCAGAAGCTGAATATCGACAGCCTGGCACTGACCAACGACGGTGGACTGTTGCAGGCGGGCGGCGATGCGCGCATCGATACCCACGGACAGGCGTTGAGCAACCGTGATAGCGGCAAGAATGGCGGTATCAGCAGCCTGGGCAAGCTGGCGATCGCCAGCGGTGACGTGGATAACCAGGCCGGCTTTATCGCCAGTTCGGGCGACCTGCAACTGCATGGCGAGCAACTGGATAACCGCCGCGGCACGCTGGCTTCAGAGAAGCAGCTGTCGGCCACCGCCAGGGCGTTCAATAACCAGGGCGGGGCGATCAAGTCCGGTCAGGATATGACGCTGGATGCCAAAGAATTGCTGGATAACAGCAATCTGGGGGTGATTGGCGCAGGTAAAAAACTGCGGTTGGACAGCGATCAGCTGGTGAACAATCAGGGCACGGTGGTCAGCGCCGATGCGGCGAAGATTAACTTCGGCCTGCTGGAGAACCAGGGCGGCCAATTGGCGGCACAGACGGCGCTGGAGCTGCACGGCAATAGCCTCAATAACAACGACGGCGGCCTGATCCAGAGTGGTGAGGGGTTAGATCTGACCGTTGATCGGCTGACCAACGCCAACAGCGGTGACAAGGGCGGCATCACCAGCCAGGGGACGATGAACCTCACGACCGGCGTGTTCGATAACGGCCAGGGCGTGGTGATTGCCGGTAAAGGCTTGCAGCTCGATGCCGAGGCGCTGCTCAACGGTGGCGGCAAACTGGTGGCGCAGCAGGCATTGGTGCTGAATACCACCGGCGCGGGCGGCCTGAATAACCAGGGTGGATTGGTGCAGTCGGGCGCGGATATGCATGTCGATACCCACGGCCAGCGGCTGGATAACCAGAATGGTACCCTGCACAGCCTGGGTAAATTGCAGCTCGGCAGTGGCGACGTCAATAATCAGGGCGGAACGCTGGGGGCCAAAGGCGACTTTGCCCTGGCGGCGCTGAAATTGGACAACGGTAACGGCGGGCGGATTATTGGCGAACAGGCGGTTCAACTCGCCAGCGCCGGTCTGGATAACCGCAACGGACAAATTCAGGCGGTCGGCAACCTGTTGCTGGACAGCGCGCAGGGGGTTATCGACAACGCCCTGGGGCTGATCCGCAGCGGCGCCACCGTGACGCTCAATGCTCTGCAGTTCATCAACGACGACACCAAGGCGGAAAATAAAGGGCTGGAAGGCCAAGCCGTGGCGCTGAACACCGGCTCGCTGAGCAACCGTGGCGGCAGCATTCTGGCTAACCAACAGCTGACTATCACCAACGGCGGTCAGTTGGATAACAGCGCTGGCCAACTGGCCGCCAGCGAAAATCTGCAGTTGCAGGGCGCGGCGCTTAACCTGCTGAACACCGGCGGTATCGTTAAAGCGGGCAAGCTGCTGGACATCAACGCCGCAGCGGTCGGCGGCGACGGGCAATTGCTGTCGCTGGGCGATATGAACCTGGTCAGCGCGCAGGGCATCAATAACAGCGGTGAGATGATTGCCAACGGCAATTTCAACTTCACCACGCCGGGCGATGTGACCAACAGCGGCAAACTGCTGGCGGGCGCCAAGCTCGATCTGCGCGCCAATAATCTGTTCAATGCCGCCAGCGGCGAGATTAACGCCGGGCAGGATTGGCTGACGGTCAACGGCACCTTGACCAACTATGGCCTGATTGACGGCAAACATACGTTGATCCAGGCCAATACGCTGACCAACATTGGCACCGGCCGTATTTATGGCGATGCTATTGGCGTGCAAACCGTCACCTTTAACAACCTGGCGGAGAACGGCACCGCTGCCACGCTGGCCGGGCGCGAACGGGTGGATATCGGCACCCAAACGCTGAATAACTACGATCATGGGTTGATTTACAGCGGTGGGGACATGGCGATTGGCGGCCAGCTTGACGCCAACCACCTGACCACCGGCCAGGCCGGCATCCTCAATAATCACAGTTCGACCCTTGAATCTGCGGGCAACATGGCTATTTCGGCCGGACAGATCAACAACGTCAACGACCGCTTTACTACCGAACTGGTTACTGTTTCCAACGGAAAAATCACCGAGTATCAGCAATCGGGCGATCCGGTACGCTGGATGGCCGGAGAACCGGGCGTCTTCGTTGACCGCAATTCATCAGACTCGCTGTTGAACCTGAATACCCCCGGGAAAACGGGGCATAACAACGACAGATTTACGCAATACGACTACAACCGTACGGTGCAGGAAACCCAGGTCAAGGAAAGCGATCCGGCCAAAATCATCGCGGGTAGCGATATGGCGATCAACGCCGGGCATCTGCTGAACGACAAGAGCCAGGTGATCGCGGGCGGCACGCTGGCGATTAATGCCGGCAGCGTGGATAACGTGGCGGTGCCGGGCCAGCGCCTGACCACCGACGTCGGCGAAGTGACCAGTTACTACCGCATCAAGAAGAAGGGTAAAGATAAGCAGGGGCACAATGCCACGGCCTATACGCCGCCGACCATCATTCAGACCATTTCGCTGAAGCCGAGCCAACTGATTGACCACGGGCAGGTGGCAGGTAACCCGATCGCCATTGCCCCACTGACGCAGCAGGGCACCAATGCCACTATCGGCGCTGCCGGTGGGGTCAATGCGGTGGTCAGCGGCAGTGATATTTCCGCCGGCCTGCAGACCATTGGCAGCGGCGCGCTGCCGGTGATCCAGGCCGTAGCGTTGCAGCCGGGCCAGCAGTTCGAAGTCGCCAACAAGGTCAATAACCAGCAGGGCGACGCGGCGGACAGCGTGGTGCGCATTGTCGGGTCAGACACCCGTTTGCCGGACAACAGCCTGTTCAAGACCAATCCGGCACCGGGCGGCCAGTATCTGGTAGAGACCGATCCGCGCTTCACCAACCAGAAAGCCTGGTTGGGCTCGGACTACATGATCGCCAAGGCAACCAATAACCCGGACAACGTATTGAAGCGCCTGGGCGACGGTTACTACGAGCAGCGGCTGATCCGCGAACAGGTGATCAACCTGACCGGCCAGCGCTATCTGGACGGTTACAACAACGACGAAGAGCAGTTTAAGGCGCTGATGGATCAGGGGTTGGCCTTCAGCCAGCAATATAACCTGAAGGTGGGCGTGGCGCTGACGGCCGAGCAGATGGGGTTGTTGACCCAAGATATCGTTTGGCTGGTGAACGCCAAAGTCACCTTGCCGGACGGCAGCCAGCAAAACGTCCTGGTGCCGCAAGTGTATGCCCGTATGCAACCGGGCGATCTTGACGGCTCCGGTGCGCTGATCGCCGGGCGTAACGTCAATCTCAATCTGGGCGAAGGCCTGTTCAACAGCGGCCATATCGCCGGGCGTGAAGTGGTGAAACTGAGTGCCGCCAACATCACCAACGTGGCGGGCCACATTCAGGGGGCCGACGTTGGCCTGACTGCCCGCACCGACATTAACAATATCGGCGGAGTGATCCAGGGCAACAACTCGCTGCTGGCCAGCGCCGGGCGTGATATCAACGCCATCAGCACCACCCGGACGGCACAGAGCGTTAACGGTGCCAACAGCTTCGAACGCACCAACATCGACAGCGTGGCAGGCATGTACGTGCAGGGAGCTGACGGCAAGCTGATGCTGCAGGCCGGTCGCGACATCAAGTTGGATGCGGCGCAGGTAGTTAACAGCGGCGAGAATGGCCAAACCCTGCTGAGTGCCGGGCGCGATCTCACCCTGAATACGGTGACCACGGCCAGCCGCGACAACCTGATCTGGAATGGCGACAACAGCCTGAAACAGGGCAATAGCCAGCAGGTCGGCAGCGAAGTGGTGGGCAAAGGGGCCGTAACCCTCAATGCCGGGAACGATATCACTGCCCATGCCGCAACGGTTTCGGCCGGCGATGCGCTGAACCTCAATGCCGGCCATGACATCAATATTCTCAGCGGCGAGAACACCCTCGATCTGGACGAGCGACACAAGGTGACCGGCGGTAACGGCCTGATGTCGAAAACCACTACCACCACCCGCGACACCCTGGATCGCCAGACCGTACAGGGCACTACCCTGAGCGGCGACAGCATTAATGTGTTGGCGGGCAACGATTTACGGGTTCAGGGCAGCAGCGTGGCCGGGACTCAGGACGTGAAACTGCTGGCAGGGAACGATCTTAGCATCACCGGCGCGACCGAAAGCAACAGTGAACTGCACCTCAAGCAGGAGAAAAAATCCGGCCTGATGAGCAGCGGTGGCATCGGCATCAGCTACGGCACCGAAAGCCTGAAAACCACGGATACCGCGCAGGGGCTGACCAATCAGGGCAGCACCGTCGGCAGCGTAAACGGCAACGTCACCCTGGGGGCCGGTAATAACCTGGCGGTGACCGGGTCCGAACTGGTGGCCGGCAAGGACATGGCGCTGAGCGGCAAGAATGTGTCGGTGACACAGGCGCAGGATCAGAACAGCCAGACTCACAAGGTCGAACAGAAGAAATCCGGCCTGACGCTGGCACTGTCCGGCACGGTCGGCAGTGCGCTGAACACTGCGGTAGAAACCTCGCAGCAGGCGAAATCCACCGACGACAGTCGTCTGGCGGCATTACAGGGAACCAAGGCGGCGCTGAGCGGCGTACAGGCGGTGCAGGCGGCGCGTTTGGCGCAGGCGCAGGGCGCCGATCCGGCCAATAACAACATGGTGGGGATCAGCATTTCCTACGGTACCCAGTCTTCCACGTCTACTCAAAACAGCGGGCAGAGCACCGCGCAGGGCAGCAGCCTGACGGCGGGCAACAACCTGAGCATTACCGCCAGCGGCAACGGCGTGAAGGGCCAGGACGGCGACATCCTGGTGCAGGGCAGCCAGTTGCAGGCGGGCAAGGACGTCACCCTGAATGCCAATCGCGACGTTAACCTGCTTTCCGCCGAGAACACCCAGTATCTGGACGGTAAAAACGAGAGCCAGGGCGGTACGCTGGGCGTGGGTATCGGTGTCGGTTCCGGCGGTATTGGGCTGAGCGTTTCCGCCAGCGTCAACAAGGGCAAGGGTAACGAGAAGGGCAACGGCACCAGCCACACCGAAACCACGGTTAACGCCGGTAATCAGGTCAAGATTACCAGCGGGCGCGATACCAACCTGATCGGCGCACAGGTCACCGGCGAATCGGTCAAGGCCGACGTGGGCCGCAATCTGCTGCTGGAAAGCCAGCAGGACAGCGATCGTTACGATTCCAAACAGCAAAACGCCAGCGCCGGTGGCAGCTTCACCTTCGGTTCGATGACCGGTTCGGGCAGCATCAGCCTGAGCAAAGACAAGATGCACAGCAATTACGACAGCGTGCAGGAGCAGACGGGCATCTTCGCCGGCAAGGGCGGCTTTGACCTGACGGTGGGCGAACATACCCAGCTTAACGGTGCGGTGATCGGCAGCACCGCCACCGCCGACAAAAACAAGCTCGATACCGGCACGCTGGGCTTTAAGGACATCCACAATCAGGCTGATTTCGAAGTGGAGCACCAGAGCGTAGGCATCAGCTCCGGCGGCAGCATCGGCAGCCAGTTCGCCGGCAACATGGCCAACGGCCTGCTGGTGGGGGCCAACAACAGCGGACACGACAGCTCAACCACCCATGCGGCGGTGAGCGACGGCACCATCATCATCCGCGATCGGGACAAACAAACGCAGGACGTCAACGACCTGAGCCGCGACGTGGAGCACGCCAACCAGACGTTAAGCCCGATCTTCGACAAAGAGAAAGAGCAGAAACGGCTACAGCAGGCGCAGCTGATCGGCGAGATCGGCAATCAGGCGATGGACATTGCGCGGACCGAGGGGGCGATCGCCGCAACCAAAGCCGCCAACGAGAAAATGAATAACGTTACCGATGCCGATCGCAAGGCCGCGGCAGATAAGCTGGCGAAAGAAAAACCTGGCAAGGTCATCACCGATAAGGATATCAACGAGCAGATTTACCAGACGGCGTATAACCAGGCGTTCAGCGAGTCGGGCTATGGTACGGGCGGTAAGGTTCAACAGGGTATGCAGGCGGCGGTTGCCGCAGTGCAAGGGTTAGCTGGTGGCGATCTACAAGCCGCGATTGCCGGTGGGGCTGCGCCGTATCTGGCTGAACAGATTCATCGTCTGGCACCGAATGAGGAAAGCCGAATTATCGCACATGCCGTGGTGGCTGGCGCACTGGCTGAACTGCAAGGCCAATCGGCCGCAGCGGGAGCTGCGGGCGCTGCGACAGCTGCATTAGGCACCAAAGCGATTGCCGAGGCGATGTTCGGCACCAGTGACTTCAGCAAAATGAGCGAAGAACAGCGCCAGACTGTTTCCGCGTTGGCTACGCTTGCAGGTGGTTTGGCCGGCGGCCTGGCAAGCGGTGATACGGCGGGGGCGGTCGTTGGTGGACAATCCGGGAAGAATACTTCTGAGAATAATGACCAGAATATTACTTTACCACCAGGGTTGATGAGTTATGGCCAAGGAGCGACTACTCTACAAGCAAGTATGATGAACGAAGGAAAATCGTTCGATGAAATTCAAGCTGCAATGAGTCATTACGCCAAGGGAGATATGCCTGAGGGAGCCGATATCGCTAAAGTGATAGTAAATGGTTACGCTGATGGCGCAATGATTGCGGGGGCGATTTACCTTGGGCCAGCAGCATCGATCGGTAAGGTTGCCGTCAGCTCAGTCTTAAGTGGTGGAGCAAATGCTGCATATCAATGGTACGACATGAATAAGCCAGGGAATGAATCCAAAACTTATGATTATTGGAGCACCACGGCGGCGGCAGTCACGGGGGGATTAGCGCCTGGAAGAGGTATCCCAGCGAATATCGGTATTGCTATTGGT
- a CDS encoding toxin-activating lysine-acyltransferase, which translates to MRIGQYDIRAPMILGGEDSEAEAFGAAVWLWMHSPMHRDAPLHTLPTLLLPIIKRQQYVLASHRNQPVFFLSWAWMNQDAEARYLTQPAVNMLESDWNSGDRLWFCDWIAPFGHTREMRNLVAREIFPHLCMRALYHRGEQRGKRVVNFKGAQVSHQQAQQWWASHPLAVEPSEIQ; encoded by the coding sequence ATGCGCATAGGCCAATACGATATCAGGGCGCCGATGATCCTCGGCGGTGAAGACAGCGAGGCAGAAGCCTTTGGCGCGGCGGTATGGCTGTGGATGCATTCGCCGATGCACCGCGATGCCCCGTTGCACACCCTGCCGACGCTGCTGCTGCCGATCATCAAGCGACAGCAATATGTGCTGGCGTCGCATCGGAATCAGCCGGTGTTTTTCCTCAGCTGGGCGTGGATGAATCAAGATGCCGAGGCGCGTTATCTGACGCAGCCTGCGGTGAATATGCTGGAAAGTGACTGGAACAGCGGCGATCGCCTGTGGTTCTGCGACTGGATAGCGCCCTTCGGGCATACGCGAGAAATGCGCAATCTGGTCGCGCGGGAAATCTTCCCGCACCTGTGTATGCGGGCGCTGTATCACCGCGGAGAGCAGCGTGGAAAGCGCGTGGTGAACTTTAAAGGCGCGCAGGTTAGCCATCAGCAGGCGCAGCAATGGTGGGCGAGCCACCCGTTAGCCGTCGAGCCGTCAGAAATCCAATAA